A window of the Listeria swaminathanii genome harbors these coding sequences:
- a CDS encoding inositol monophosphatase family protein produces the protein MDSEKIDYLARLWIMEAAAKIKQSFKETLDIDVKSGRNDLVTNMDKETEAFFVKQIKEHFPDHRLFGEEGMAADVTDLNGVVWILDPIDGTLNFVEQQRDFAISLAVYEDGVGRLAYIYDVSRDELYFGEKGKGATVNGRTIPKLDPTVDLEDTLLIANLSVTRKFPTMWEAVKASRGLRLHGAASLEYMDVATGRAGAYLSANLAPWDIAAGKIIVEELGGIVTRINGEKINMLEKGSSIVAAPKIHQTLLDNYLP, from the coding sequence ATGGACAGCGAAAAAATAGATTATTTAGCAAGGTTATGGATTATGGAAGCCGCAGCAAAAATCAAACAATCATTTAAAGAAACATTAGATATTGATGTAAAATCCGGCCGAAACGATTTAGTAACCAATATGGACAAAGAAACAGAAGCTTTTTTTGTCAAACAAATTAAAGAACATTTTCCGGATCATCGTTTATTTGGTGAAGAAGGTATGGCGGCAGATGTAACGGATTTAAATGGCGTTGTTTGGATTCTTGATCCGATTGACGGAACGCTTAATTTTGTCGAACAGCAGCGAGATTTTGCGATTTCTCTTGCCGTTTATGAAGACGGAGTAGGGCGACTTGCTTATATTTATGATGTATCGCGTGACGAACTATACTTCGGGGAAAAAGGAAAGGGAGCCACAGTAAATGGCAGAACAATTCCTAAACTAGATCCAACTGTTGATCTCGAAGACACATTATTAATTGCTAATTTGAGCGTAACACGAAAATTCCCAACGATGTGGGAAGCAGTAAAAGCATCCCGCGGCTTGCGTTTACACGGAGCAGCCTCGCTTGAATATATGGATGTAGCCACGGGACGAGCGGGTGCATACCTTTCAGCAAATCTAGCTCCATGGGACATCGCGGCTGGAAAAATTATCGTCGAAGAATTAGGTGGAATTGTCACTAGAATAAATGGTGAAAAAATCAATATGCTAGAAAAAGGAAGTTCGATTGTAGCCGCACCGAAAATTCATCAAACCTTATTAGATAACTACCTGCCTTAA
- the typA gene encoding translational GTPase TypA, protein MNLRNDIRNVAIIAHVDHGKTTLVDQLLRQSGTFRDNETVAERAMDNNDLERERGITILAKNTAIKYEDTRVNIMDTPGHADFGGEVERIMKMVDGVLLVVDAYEGTMPQTRFVLKKALEQNLTPIVVVNKIDRDFARPEEVVDEVLELFIELGANDDQLEFPVVYASAINGTSSYDSDPAEQKETMKPLLDTIIEHIPAPVDNSDEPLQFQVSLLDYNDYVGRIGIGRVFRGTMHVGQTVALIKLDGTVKQFRVTKMFGFFGLKRDEIKEAKAGDLVALAGMEDIFVGETVTPFDHQEALPLLRIDEPTLQMTFVTNNSPFAGREGKHVTSRKIEERLLAELQTDVSLRVEPTASPDAWVVSGRGELHLSILIETMRREGYELQVSKPEVIIREIDGVKCEPVEDVQIDTPEEFMGSVIESISQRKGEMKNMINDGNGQVRLQFMVPARGLIGYTTDFLSMTRGYGIINHTFDSYQPIQKGRVGGRSRGVLVSMETGKSTTYGTMQVEDRGTIFIEPGTDIYEGMIVGENNREGDIAVNIVKAKQMTNIRSANKDQTNVIKKPRHLSLEESLEFLNEDEYCEVTPESIRLRKKILNKNEREKAAKRSKTAE, encoded by the coding sequence TTGAATTTAAGAAATGATATTCGTAATGTAGCAATTATTGCCCACGTTGACCATGGTAAAACAACACTAGTAGACCAATTATTACGCCAGTCAGGCACATTCCGCGACAATGAAACAGTTGCAGAACGCGCAATGGACAACAATGATTTAGAAAGAGAACGCGGAATTACAATTTTAGCGAAAAATACAGCGATTAAGTATGAAGATACTCGCGTAAACATCATGGATACACCTGGACACGCCGATTTCGGTGGAGAAGTAGAACGTATCATGAAAATGGTTGATGGTGTTCTTTTAGTAGTGGACGCGTATGAAGGTACTATGCCTCAAACACGTTTTGTACTAAAAAAAGCACTAGAACAAAACCTAACACCAATCGTTGTAGTAAACAAAATTGACCGTGACTTTGCTCGCCCAGAAGAAGTTGTTGATGAAGTATTAGAATTATTCATCGAACTTGGTGCGAACGACGATCAATTAGAATTCCCAGTTGTTTATGCTTCTGCAATCAACGGAACTTCAAGCTATGATTCCGATCCAGCAGAACAAAAAGAAACAATGAAACCACTTTTAGATACTATTATCGAACATATTCCAGCTCCAGTTGATAATAGCGACGAACCATTACAATTCCAAGTTTCATTACTTGATTATAATGACTATGTAGGTCGTATCGGTATTGGCCGTGTATTCCGCGGAACAATGCACGTAGGACAAACAGTTGCTTTAATTAAACTTGATGGCACAGTAAAACAATTCCGTGTAACGAAAATGTTCGGTTTCTTCGGACTAAAACGTGACGAAATTAAAGAAGCAAAAGCTGGTGATTTAGTTGCACTAGCAGGTATGGAAGACATCTTCGTTGGTGAAACAGTAACACCATTTGACCACCAAGAAGCACTTCCACTATTACGTATCGATGAGCCAACACTACAAATGACTTTTGTAACAAATAACAGTCCTTTCGCAGGTCGTGAAGGTAAACACGTAACAAGCCGTAAAATTGAAGAACGCTTACTAGCAGAACTTCAAACAGACGTATCCTTACGCGTAGAACCAACAGCTTCCCCAGATGCATGGGTAGTTTCAGGTCGTGGTGAGCTTCATTTATCTATCCTGATTGAAACAATGCGTCGCGAAGGTTATGAATTACAAGTTTCTAAACCAGAAGTAATCATCCGTGAAATTGATGGAGTGAAATGTGAACCAGTAGAAGACGTTCAAATTGATACTCCAGAAGAATTCATGGGTTCTGTAATTGAATCTATCAGCCAACGTAAAGGCGAAATGAAAAACATGATTAACGACGGCAACGGCCAAGTTCGTTTACAATTCATGGTTCCAGCTCGTGGATTAATCGGTTATACAACTGATTTCCTTTCGATGACTCGTGGTTATGGTATTATCAACCATACATTCGATAGCTACCAACCAATCCAAAAAGGACGCGTTGGTGGACGTAGCCGTGGTGTTCTTGTATCCATGGAAACAGGTAAATCTACTACTTACGGAACAATGCAAGTAGAAGACCGTGGTACTATTTTCATCGAACCTGGTACTGATATTTACGAAGGTATGATCGTTGGGGAAAACAATCGTGAAGGCGATATCGCTGTAAACATTGTAAAAGCAAAACAAATGACTAACATTCGTTCTGCTAACAAAGACCAAACAAACGTAATCAAAAAACCTCGTCACTTATCACTAGAAGAATCATTAGAATTCCTAAACGAAGATGAGTACTGTGAAGTAACTCCAGAATCCATCCGTTTACGTAAAAAAATTCTAAACAAAAACGAACGTGAAAAAGCAGCAAAACGTTCAAAAACTGCTGAATAA
- a CDS encoding DUF5068 domain-containing protein, with product MKKRIIILAVLVVLLIGGVVVGVYANGNSAKDNETKTTAKKTTSTPKKTTDTKKAEPTKDSVTDDKGVVTKGSSDVEKNAPAKSNGNSNDSGSSTDTSTPAFSLSATGFKTSNVSSVLGGTVTTTYLSSSPSFEKIFEYLTIEVNQYKVEHVVGANKSVSASNPESYLANKNGYVITLDISIKNTSSKDKMYKADQITLVGANEFVGGSLDNFVPSNFHLIGSKADPNIFTAGKTARGLLTFTMTEDVYNDLAADSKIGVPNPDKFDASVSASNAGDDVVASFPVK from the coding sequence ATGAAAAAACGTATAATTATTCTCGCAGTATTAGTGGTACTTCTTATCGGAGGCGTTGTAGTCGGTGTTTATGCAAATGGAAACTCTGCAAAAGACAACGAAACCAAAACAACAGCTAAAAAAACCACATCTACACCTAAGAAAACAACTGACACGAAGAAAGCCGAACCAACAAAAGATTCCGTAACAGATGATAAAGGCGTAGTAACTAAAGGAAGCTCAGATGTAGAAAAAAATGCACCTGCAAAAAGTAACGGTAATAGTAATGATAGTGGTAGTTCGACAGATACATCGACACCAGCCTTTTCATTATCTGCCACAGGATTCAAAACATCTAATGTATCTTCTGTTTTAGGTGGTACAGTCACAACAACTTATTTATCAAGTTCTCCTTCATTTGAAAAAATCTTTGAGTATTTAACAATTGAAGTTAATCAATACAAAGTAGAACATGTTGTTGGAGCTAATAAATCCGTAAGTGCTAGTAATCCAGAAAGTTATTTAGCAAACAAAAATGGCTATGTTATCACGCTAGACATCTCCATTAAAAATACGTCTTCTAAAGACAAAATGTACAAAGCAGACCAAATTACACTAGTTGGAGCCAATGAATTCGTTGGAGGAAGCCTAGATAATTTTGTTCCTTCTAATTTCCATCTTATTGGAAGTAAAGCAGATCCAAACATTTTCACTGCTGGAAAAACAGCTCGTGGACTACTAACTTTCACAATGACAGAAGATGTGTACAACGATTTAGCAGCTGACTCAAAAATCGGCGTTCCAAATCCTGACAAATTCGATGCAAGCGTTTCTGCCTCTAACGCAGGCGATGACGTTGTTGCTAGCTTCCCAGTAAAATAA
- a CDS encoding YlaI family protein, whose protein sequence is MNAKCILCERVDELDNREFKTKQLRNKPIRMYLCPECEHRVAINTISRVNSGHFNFHKPVVMSNSELKNLIEGNAK, encoded by the coding sequence TTGAATGCAAAATGTATCCTATGCGAGCGTGTAGATGAGCTAGACAATCGCGAATTTAAAACAAAGCAATTACGTAACAAACCAATTAGAATGTATTTATGTCCTGAATGTGAACATCGAGTAGCTATTAATACTATCAGTCGCGTTAATTCTGGCCATTTCAATTTTCATAAACCAGTAGTAATGTCGAATAGTGAGTTAAAGAACTTAATAGAAGGTAATGCAAAATAA
- a CDS encoding YlaN family protein — MANKKIDHREEAVELLKQDAKRILQLIKVQMDNLTLPQCPAYEEVLDTQMYGLSREINFATRLGLIEPEEGKKLMSTLEKELSALHELSMSKK, encoded by the coding sequence ATGGCAAACAAAAAGATAGATCACAGAGAAGAGGCAGTCGAGCTTTTAAAACAAGACGCGAAACGAATCTTACAGTTGATTAAAGTCCAAATGGATAATCTAACATTACCACAATGTCCAGCATATGAGGAAGTTCTTGATACACAAATGTATGGTTTATCACGCGAAATTAACTTTGCAACCCGCCTAGGATTAATCGAACCAGAAGAAGGCAAGAAATTAATGTCTACACTGGAAAAAGAATTGTCCGCTTTACATGAACTGTCCATGAGTAAAAAATAA
- a CDS encoding FtsW/RodA/SpoVE family cell cycle protein, with translation MFKRILKSYDYAFIAVFIVLCLFGLIMIYSASWSLAIGKGLPADYFYARQVKNFIISFIFFILFALLPFKVYQNNKVLMLIVFGSIGVLLLIFLVGKTVNNANSWLVVGPRSLQPGEFAKLAVIIYMSAIYAKKQSYIDDFNRGVLPPIFYLAFVCFLIAIQPDTGTAFIIFLVGCCIIIASGMRLRTIMKLIGIGLGVIVGLSLILFALPDNIRNEIVSPTKVARITTFMNPFEYADKEGHQLINSFYAIGSGGVSGQGLGESVQKLGYLPEAHTDFIIAVVAEELGVFGVMFIILALFFIIFKTITTGLRAKDPFASLMCYGIASLIAIQAFINLGGASGLIPLTGVTLPFISYGGSSLMVLSMMLGIVANISMFTKYQRVYKSDGSKQEQPKRQRRR, from the coding sequence ATGTTTAAACGAATTTTAAAATCTTATGATTATGCATTTATTGCGGTGTTTATCGTGCTATGTTTATTTGGGCTAATTATGATTTATAGTGCCAGCTGGTCTTTAGCAATTGGTAAAGGCTTACCAGCAGATTATTTTTATGCACGTCAAGTAAAGAACTTTATAATTAGTTTTATTTTCTTTATTCTTTTTGCTCTTTTACCTTTTAAAGTTTATCAAAATAATAAAGTGTTAATGTTAATTGTATTTGGTTCTATTGGTGTTTTGTTGCTAATTTTCTTAGTTGGTAAAACAGTAAACAATGCAAATAGTTGGCTTGTTGTAGGGCCGCGCTCACTGCAACCAGGGGAGTTTGCGAAGTTAGCTGTTATTATTTATATGTCAGCAATTTATGCGAAGAAACAAAGTTATATTGATGATTTTAACCGTGGTGTTTTACCGCCAATATTCTATTTAGCCTTTGTATGTTTCTTAATTGCGATTCAACCAGATACTGGGACGGCATTTATTATATTCTTAGTTGGTTGTTGTATTATTATTGCTTCTGGAATGCGGCTCCGAACGATTATGAAATTAATCGGGATTGGGCTGGGCGTTATTGTTGGTCTTAGCCTCATTTTGTTTGCTTTACCGGATAATATCAGAAATGAAATTGTTTCTCCAACAAAAGTAGCTCGGATTACGACTTTTATGAACCCGTTTGAATATGCGGATAAGGAAGGGCATCAATTGATTAATTCCTTTTATGCAATAGGTTCAGGTGGTGTCTCTGGACAAGGGCTTGGAGAAAGTGTGCAAAAGTTAGGTTACTTACCTGAAGCGCATACCGATTTTATCATCGCTGTAGTGGCAGAAGAATTGGGTGTGTTCGGGGTGATGTTTATTATTTTAGCGCTGTTCTTCATTATCTTTAAGACAATCACGACCGGGCTCAGGGCGAAGGATCCGTTTGCCTCGTTAATGTGTTATGGTATTGCGAGTTTAATTGCGATTCAAGCATTTATTAATTTGGGTGGTGCAAGTGGACTTATTCCGCTGACTGGGGTAACGCTTCCGTTTATTAGTTACGGTGGTTCGTCCTTAATGGTACTATCGATGATGCTTGGTATTGTGGCAAATATTTCGATGTTTACTAAATATCAACGTGTATATAAATCGGATGGCTCCAAACAAGAGCAACCTAAGCGACAAAGAAGACGATAA
- a CDS encoding pyruvate carboxylase, which produces MNRIKKVLVANRGEIAIRVMRACTELKIKTVAIYSQEDTGSFHRYKSDEAYLVGAGKKPIDAYLDIENIIEIAKESGADAIHPGYGFLSENIEFARRCEQEGIIFVGPKSKHLDMFGDKIKAKEQALLADIPVIPGSNGPVAGIKEVEEFGEKNGYPLMIKASLGGGGRGMRVVESKEHVKESFERASSEAKAAFGNDEVYVEKCVMNPKHIEVQILGDTHGNIVHLFERDCSIQRRHQKVVEVAPCNAITSELRNRICDAAVKLMKNVDYINAGTVEFLVEGDDFYFIEVNPRVQVEHTITEMITGIDIVQSQLFIADGYALHDQLVAIPKQEDIHIHGSAIQSRITTEDPLNNFMPDTGRVDTYRSTGGFGVRLDAGNGFQGTVVTPFYDSLLVKLCTWGMTFEQAARKMRRNLIEFRIRGVKTNIPFLLNVVRHPDFASGNYNTSFIDTTPELFKFPHIRDRGTKTLRYIGNVTVNGFPGIKHRDKPVYAEPRLPKIPYGSQIAPGTKQILDAKGPEGVVDWVKKQEEVLLTDTTLRDAHQSLLATRVRSKDIFQVADAMAHLLPNMFSFEMWGGATFDVAYRFLNEDPWVRLETLRKQIPNVMFQMLLRGANAVGYKNYPDNVIREFVKQSAQSGVDVFRVFDSLNWIKGMEVSIDAVREAGKVVEAAICYTGDIDDDTRTKYTIDYYKDMAKELVAQGTHILGIKDMAGLLKPQAAYRLIGELKDTVDVPIHLHTHDTSGNGIYTYAAAVSAGVDIVDVASSAMSGATSQPSMTGLYYGLVNGNRQTNLDAQNSQIINHYWEDVRHYYKDFDNALNSPQTEVYIHEMPGGQYTNLQQQAIAVGLGDRWDEVKEMYTVVNKMFGDIVKVTPSSKVVGDLALFMVQNELSEEDVYEKGDTIDFPDSVIEFFMGEIGQPYGGFPEKLQKLVLKGRTPLTDRPGALMEPVNFADVKAELKEKMGYEPTEKDVISYILYPKVFLDYQEMINKYGDVTVLDTPTFYKGMRLGETIEVELEKGKILLIKLNSIGEPIADGTRVIYFELNGQPREINIQDMNVQSTVIARRKIDTTNPEHVGATMTGSVIQVVVKKGDSVKKGDPLLITEAMKMETTIQAPFDGEVSSIYVSDGDTIESGDLLIEVNRI; this is translated from the coding sequence ATGAATCGAATTAAAAAAGTATTAGTAGCAAACCGCGGCGAGATTGCTATCCGTGTTATGCGTGCGTGTACTGAACTCAAAATCAAAACAGTGGCTATTTATTCACAAGAAGATACTGGAAGTTTTCACCGGTATAAATCAGATGAAGCTTATCTGGTTGGAGCAGGGAAAAAGCCTATTGATGCGTATCTAGATATCGAAAACATAATTGAAATTGCTAAAGAATCTGGTGCAGACGCGATTCATCCGGGATATGGTTTCTTGTCCGAAAACATTGAATTTGCTCGTCGTTGTGAGCAAGAAGGCATTATTTTCGTTGGTCCTAAATCTAAACACCTAGATATGTTTGGTGACAAAATCAAAGCAAAAGAACAAGCTCTATTAGCTGATATTCCAGTAATTCCGGGAAGTAATGGACCGGTTGCTGGTATTAAAGAAGTAGAAGAATTTGGCGAGAAAAACGGTTACCCATTAATGATTAAAGCTTCTCTTGGTGGCGGCGGTCGTGGTATGCGTGTTGTCGAATCAAAAGAACATGTCAAAGAAAGCTTTGAACGTGCATCCTCAGAAGCAAAAGCTGCATTCGGAAATGACGAAGTATATGTCGAAAAATGTGTCATGAATCCGAAACATATCGAAGTACAAATTCTTGGTGACACGCATGGTAACATCGTTCATTTATTCGAACGCGATTGTTCCATTCAACGTCGTCATCAAAAAGTAGTGGAAGTAGCTCCGTGTAATGCGATTACTTCTGAACTACGTAACCGTATTTGCGATGCTGCAGTGAAATTAATGAAAAACGTTGATTACATTAATGCTGGAACGGTTGAATTTTTAGTGGAAGGCGACGATTTCTACTTTATCGAAGTAAATCCTCGTGTCCAAGTTGAGCATACAATTACTGAAATGATTACAGGGATTGATATCGTTCAATCTCAATTATTTATTGCTGATGGCTATGCGCTTCATGATCAACTAGTTGCTATTCCTAAGCAAGAAGATATTCATATTCACGGTTCTGCTATTCAAAGCCGTATTACAACCGAAGATCCACTTAACAACTTTATGCCAGATACAGGTCGAGTAGATACGTATCGTTCCACAGGTGGATTTGGTGTTCGTTTGGATGCTGGTAACGGTTTCCAAGGAACAGTAGTTACACCGTTCTATGATTCTTTGCTTGTAAAATTATGTACTTGGGGAATGACATTTGAACAAGCTGCGCGCAAAATGCGTCGTAACTTAATTGAATTCCGTATCCGTGGTGTTAAAACGAATATTCCTTTCTTATTGAATGTAGTTCGTCATCCGGATTTCGCAAGTGGTAATTACAATACAAGCTTTATCGATACAACGCCAGAACTATTCAAATTCCCACATATCCGTGACCGTGGTACGAAAACACTACGTTATATCGGAAATGTAACTGTGAATGGCTTCCCGGGAATTAAGCATCGTGATAAACCTGTTTATGCAGAACCACGTTTGCCGAAAATTCCATACGGTTCGCAAATCGCTCCAGGAACAAAACAAATTTTGGATGCTAAAGGTCCTGAAGGCGTTGTTGACTGGGTGAAAAAACAAGAAGAAGTGCTCCTAACAGATACAACACTTCGGGATGCACATCAATCGCTACTTGCGACTCGTGTCCGTTCGAAAGATATTTTCCAAGTGGCAGATGCAATGGCTCATTTATTACCAAATATGTTTTCCTTTGAAATGTGGGGCGGTGCGACTTTTGACGTAGCATATCGCTTCCTAAATGAAGATCCTTGGGTGCGCCTAGAAACACTTAGAAAACAAATTCCAAACGTTATGTTCCAAATGTTACTTCGCGGAGCTAACGCTGTCGGTTATAAAAACTATCCAGACAATGTTATCCGTGAGTTCGTTAAGCAATCAGCACAATCCGGTGTCGATGTATTCCGCGTGTTTGACAGCTTAAACTGGATTAAAGGTATGGAAGTGTCCATTGATGCTGTTCGTGAAGCAGGCAAGGTCGTAGAGGCTGCTATCTGCTATACAGGAGATATCGATGACGACACAAGAACAAAATACACAATTGATTACTACAAAGATATGGCGAAAGAGTTAGTTGCTCAAGGTACGCATATCCTAGGAATTAAAGATATGGCTGGACTTCTAAAACCACAAGCGGCATATCGCCTAATTGGGGAATTAAAAGATACAGTAGATGTGCCAATTCACCTTCATACGCATGACACAAGCGGTAACGGTATTTATACTTACGCTGCAGCTGTCAGTGCCGGCGTTGACATTGTTGACGTAGCATCGAGCGCAATGAGTGGAGCAACAAGCCAACCAAGCATGACTGGTCTTTATTACGGATTAGTTAATGGTAACCGTCAAACGAATTTAGATGCGCAAAATTCCCAAATCATCAATCATTACTGGGAAGATGTTCGTCACTATTATAAAGACTTTGACAATGCGCTTAACTCACCACAAACCGAAGTATACATTCATGAAATGCCAGGCGGTCAATATACGAACCTTCAACAACAAGCAATTGCAGTTGGACTTGGGGATCGTTGGGACGAAGTAAAAGAAATGTATACAGTTGTAAATAAAATGTTCGGTGATATCGTTAAAGTAACACCTTCTTCCAAAGTTGTTGGCGACCTTGCACTATTTATGGTTCAAAATGAATTATCTGAAGAAGACGTATACGAAAAAGGCGATACCATTGATTTCCCAGATTCCGTTATCGAATTCTTTATGGGGGAAATTGGTCAACCGTACGGCGGCTTCCCAGAAAAACTTCAAAAACTAGTACTCAAAGGACGCACGCCACTTACAGATCGTCCAGGCGCTTTAATGGAGCCAGTTAACTTTGCTGATGTCAAAGCAGAATTAAAAGAAAAAATGGGTTATGAACCAACAGAAAAAGATGTCATTTCCTACATTTTATATCCAAAAGTGTTCCTAGATTATCAAGAAATGATTAACAAATATGGTGATGTAACAGTCCTTGATACACCAACATTCTATAAAGGTATGCGCTTAGGTGAAACCATTGAAGTAGAACTTGAAAAAGGGAAAATTCTTTTAATCAAGCTAAATTCAATCGGTGAACCAATTGCGGATGGAACACGTGTCATCTATTTTGAATTAAATGGACAACCGCGTGAGATTAACATCCAAGATATGAACGTTCAATCCACAGTTATTGCACGCCGTAAAATCGACACAACGAACCCTGAACACGTTGGAGCAACAATGACAGGTTCAGTCATTCAAGTAGTCGTGAAAAAAGGCGACTCTGTGAAAAAAGGTGATCCACTACTAATCACAGAAGCAATGAAAATGGAAACAACTATTCAAGCGCCATTCGATGGTGAAGTCAGCAGCATTTATGTGTCTGATGGCGATACAATCGAATCAGGTGATCTATTAATTGAAGTAAACAGAATTTAA
- a CDS encoding ABC transporter substrate-binding protein, translating to MKWFKGIAVVLLLAILTACGNTETKAPEEKTEKIEVKDATGTTITLEEAPTKIVSLMPSNTEILFALGLGDKVKGVTAYDDYPKEAQKIEKVTSTSVDTEKIIAIKPDLVLGHESMLATEKDAYQLLKDAGINVFVVPDTTDLAAAEKSIATVGKLTGKEKEAKEVTDSMEEQKVAIEKKAKELKTSPKVWIEISPDLYTAGKGTFMNEMLELAGGTNIVTETGFIPYNEEKVVELKPDIILSVYPDAKATILKRAAWKDIPAVKNDKIYEMDANKLSRPGPRLLEGAADIQAVLGN from the coding sequence ATGAAATGGTTTAAAGGAATTGCCGTAGTTTTATTACTTGCTATCTTAACTGCTTGCGGGAATACTGAAACAAAGGCACCAGAAGAGAAAACAGAAAAAATCGAAGTGAAAGATGCTACAGGGACTACAATCACACTAGAAGAAGCACCAACAAAAATCGTTTCATTAATGCCAAGTAATACAGAGATTTTATTCGCTCTAGGCTTAGGCGACAAAGTTAAAGGCGTTACCGCTTATGACGACTATCCAAAAGAAGCACAAAAAATCGAAAAAGTAACTTCTACAAGCGTAGATACAGAAAAAATCATTGCAATTAAACCTGACTTAGTTCTAGGTCACGAATCCATGCTTGCAACAGAAAAAGACGCGTATCAACTTTTAAAAGATGCAGGAATTAACGTATTTGTTGTTCCAGATACTACGGATTTAGCAGCTGCAGAAAAATCAATTGCAACGGTTGGTAAATTGACTGGAAAAGAAAAAGAAGCGAAAGAAGTAACAGACTCAATGGAAGAACAAAAAGTAGCCATTGAAAAGAAAGCAAAAGAACTAAAAACTTCTCCAAAAGTTTGGATTGAAATTAGCCCAGATTTATATACTGCAGGTAAAGGGACATTTATGAATGAAATGCTAGAACTTGCTGGTGGTACAAATATCGTTACTGAAACTGGCTTTATTCCTTACAATGAAGAAAAAGTCGTGGAACTAAAACCAGATATTATTCTATCTGTATATCCTGATGCAAAAGCAACTATTCTAAAACGTGCAGCGTGGAAAGATATTCCGGCTGTTAAGAATGATAAAATCTACGAAATGGATGCGAATAAATTAAGCCGTCCAGGACCAAGATTACTTGAAGGTGCTGCGGATATTCAAGCCGTTCTTGGAAACTAA
- a CDS encoding ABC transporter permease has translation MKQVMEVIKEQIKNLPMIFRIARYEDKATYQSHYLGLAWQILNPLIQIAIYYFVFGFGMNAKSGSDASYIEWMLAGIIPWFFISAVILQGANSIYNKIGMVSKMNFPMSILPNITIVSNLTSYFTMMVILLGLLAINGTPVTIYWGQYLYYFVAMIAFLFSVTLFNATISVLVRDYYIMLQSVMRVLFYVTGIVWNLETMLPQWLVDLLKLNPIYYVVNGFRETFLMNRGFWESPSYTMYFWLITLTLLFVGATLHMKFRERFVDYL, from the coding sequence GTGAAACAGGTTATGGAAGTTATTAAAGAACAAATTAAAAATTTACCAATGATATTTCGCATTGCGCGCTATGAAGATAAGGCTACATATCAAAGCCATTATTTAGGACTAGCTTGGCAGATTTTAAATCCATTAATCCAAATTGCTATTTATTATTTTGTATTTGGATTTGGGATGAATGCAAAATCTGGCTCTGACGCAAGCTATATTGAATGGATGTTAGCTGGGATTATTCCTTGGTTCTTTATTAGTGCTGTTATTTTACAAGGTGCGAATAGTATTTATAATAAAATAGGCATGGTTTCAAAAATGAATTTCCCAATGAGTATTTTGCCTAATATAACGATTGTTTCTAACTTAACAAGTTATTTTACAATGATGGTTATTTTACTAGGCCTGCTTGCGATTAATGGAACTCCGGTTACTATTTATTGGGGCCAGTATTTGTATTATTTTGTGGCGATGATTGCGTTTCTATTTAGCGTTACGTTGTTTAACGCAACAATTAGTGTTTTAGTAAGAGACTATTATATTATGTTGCAGTCTGTTATGCGTGTGCTTTTCTACGTAACGGGAATTGTTTGGAATTTAGAAACAATGTTACCGCAGTGGCTAGTAGATTTACTTAAACTAAATCCAATTTACTATGTTGTTAATGGTTTTAGAGAAACATTCTTAATGAATAGAGGCTTCTGGGAATCTCCATCATACACGATGTATTTCTGGTTAATCACACTGACATTACTATTCGTTGGTGCGACACTACACATGAAATTCCGCGAACGTTTCGTGGATTATTTATAG